In Nicotiana tabacum cultivar K326 chromosome 19, ASM71507v2, whole genome shotgun sequence, one DNA window encodes the following:
- the LOC107760705 gene encoding F-box/kelch-repeat protein At1g55270-like — MDQTIERSSNAQRGFRVQAPLVDSVSCYCNVDSGLKTVAGARKFVPGSKLCIQSDISSHAHKTKNSRRERSRVQPPLLPGLPDDLAIACLVRVPRAEHSKLRLVCKRWYRLLAGNFFYSQRKSLGMAEEWVYVVKRDRDGRISWHAFDPTYQLWQPLPPVPGDYSEALGFGCAVLSGCHLYLIGGKDPIKGSMRRVIFYNARTNRWHRAPDMLRKRHFFGSCVINNCLYVAGGECEGIQRTLRSAEVYDPNRKRWSFIADMSTAMVPFIGVVYDGKWFVKGLGSRREVLSEAYNPDINAWSPVNNRMAAGWRNPSISMDGRLLALDCPDGCKLRVYDESTNSWIRFIDSKLHLGSSRALEAAALVPLNGKLCIIRNNMSISIVDVKNPDKRVETNPHLWENIAGKGHFRTLFTNLWSSIAGRAGLKSHIVHCQVLQA; from the exons ATGGACCAAACAATTGAAAGGTCTTCAAATGCACAAAGGGGTTTTCGAGTTCAAGCTCCACTG GTTGATTCTGTGTCATGCTATTGCAATGTTGATTCAGGGTTAAAGACAGTCGCAGGGGCAAGAAAATTTGTCCCAGGATCAAAACTTTGCATCCAGTCAGACATTAGTTCTCATGCACACAAGACTAAAAACTCTCGGAGGGAGAGGTCAAGAGTGCAGCCGCCTCTTCTGCCTGGCCTACCTGATGATCTTGCAATTGCTTGTTTAGTGCGTGTTCCTCGTGCTGAACATAGCAAGCTCCGTCTAGTTTGCAAAAGGTGGTATCGCCTTCTTGCGGGTAACTTCTTTTACTCTCAAAGGAAGAGTCTTGGAATGGCTGAAGAGTGGGTGTACGTTGTAAAAAGAGATCGTGATGGGCGGATTTCATGGCATGCATTTGACCCAACTTACCAACTTTGGCAGCCACTTCCACCCGTTCCAGGGGATTATAGTGAAGCCCTTGGATTTGGTTGCGCTGTTCTTAGCGGTTGCCATCTTTATTTGATTGGAGGAAAAGATCCAATCAAGGGGTCTATGCGGCGGGTAATCTTTTACAATGCTCGAACAAATAGATGGCACAGGGCACCAGACATGCTCCGCAAACGCCATTTCTTTGGCTCTTGTGTAATTAATAATTGTCTTTATGTCGCTGGTGGAGAGTGTGAAGGAATACAGAGGACCCTCCGTTCAGCTGAAGTTTATGACCCCAACCGGAAGCGCTGGAGTTTTATAGCTGATATGAGCACAGCGATGGTGCCCTTTATTGGGGTAGTATATGATGGGAAGTGGTTCGTAAAAGGGCTGGGATCCCGCAGAGAAGTTCTCAGTGAAGCTTATAACCCTGATATCAATGCGTGGAGCCCAGTCAACAACAGGATGGCTGCTGGTTGGCGCAACCCGAGCATCTCGATGGATGGTCGTCTATTGGCTTTGGACTGTCCTGATGGGTGTAAACTTAGAGTATATGATGAGTCTACGAATTCATGGATCAGATTTATTGATAGCAAGCTCCACCTTGGAAGCTCTCGTGCTTTGGAGGCTGCCGCTCTGGTTCCACTTAATGGTAAACTTTGTATAATTCGTAACAACATGAGCATCAGCATAGTTGATGTGAAAAATCCTGATAAGCGAGTGGAAACTAACCCGCATCTTTGGGAGAACATTGCTGGCAAAGGTCACTTCAGAACTTTGTTCACAAATTTATGGTCAAGCATCGCAGGACGAGCAGGGTTGAAGAGTCATATTGTGCACTGTCAGGTCTTACAAGCTTGA